Proteins encoded in a region of the Nitrospira sp. genome:
- a CDS encoding HEAT repeat domain-containing protein, translating to MNHSSSLRIWVILAIALAGGTAPHSGWAGPSPVWPVQVPYETPPTNQDIPDVSIPPNKNPLSPEELKRAEALLPLLEGKQEFWAMGEFVHLGEPAVPVLVKALTMPSPRIRYNAIETLLMMKGVAGVPALVSTAKEPSEISRVREHALRVAIRLDPSKAPEAIEVMAKDPNPSVRKAAAFEARYVRQKAVIPILIPMVSDDERFVALSALQSLWILTRHETEFHDWDTSTKQDRAVWSNEWVEWWDANKDVFEIPEPRRPKRSL from the coding sequence GTGAACCATTCTTCTTCACTCAGGATCTGGGTTATCCTGGCGATCGCACTGGCTGGTGGAACGGCACCGCATTCCGGATGGGCCGGTCCGTCCCCGGTATGGCCGGTCCAAGTGCCGTATGAGACACCGCCCACGAATCAGGATATTCCTGATGTCTCAATTCCTCCAAATAAGAATCCGCTGAGCCCCGAAGAGCTCAAGCGGGCTGAAGCCTTGCTGCCGTTGCTTGAGGGCAAGCAGGAATTCTGGGCGATGGGAGAGTTCGTGCATCTGGGAGAGCCGGCTGTTCCGGTTCTCGTCAAGGCCTTGACCATGCCGAGCCCACGCATTCGGTACAATGCGATCGAAACGTTACTGATGATGAAAGGAGTTGCGGGGGTTCCCGCACTCGTCTCTACAGCCAAGGAACCGAGCGAAATTTCCCGTGTGCGAGAACACGCCTTACGAGTCGCCATTCGTCTGGATCCGTCGAAGGCACCCGAGGCGATCGAAGTGATGGCAAAAGATCCAAATCCGTCCGTCAGAAAGGCAGCGGCATTCGAGGCGCGGTATGTCCGGCAGAAGGCCGTCATCCCCATCTTGATTCCCATGGTGAGCGACGACGAACGGTTCGTGGCGCTGTCGGCACTGCAATCGCTCTGGATCTTGACCCGCCACGAAACCGAATTCCACGATTGGGATACCTCGACCAAGCAGGATCGGGCGGTGTGGTCGAACGAATGGGTTGAGTGGTGGGACGCCAACAAAGACGTTTTTGAGATTCCGGAGCCGCGGCGTCCGAAACGGAGCTTGTAG
- a CDS encoding efflux RND transporter periplasmic adaptor subunit, producing MNVFQRYSCKCFPNLSLVLTLTLIHFLLSTCGQSDQPPRLDAATHQPIKNETLSHVETMIVELGPSRQGLTLSGKIAYGEDRYSRISSPLQGRVVEVRARLGGRVKAGDILLIVDSPDIAQAYSEYVKEVSDLQYATRAYELAKDLYEDKALSLKDLKLAENELVKARAEFRRAKERLLSLRVAPQELSKPLDQQRITSRFEMKSPLTGVVVERTVTPGQSVTGDADHVLFTIADLDVLEVVADVYERDLALVREGQSAVVKVEAYPDADFPAKVIAVGDVVDPVSRTIKVRALVKNEAHELKPEMFARLQLDVSGTGPFLTVPREAVLEIDGKQFVYVVEAENRYVKREVKTANISPNQTRVLEGLTQGERIVTKGAVLIKGEQVKGT from the coding sequence ATGAACGTCTTTCAGAGGTATTCCTGCAAGTGTTTCCCCAATCTTTCCTTGGTCCTCACCTTGACCTTGATCCACTTCTTGCTCTCCACATGCGGTCAAAGCGACCAGCCTCCAAGGCTCGATGCGGCGACACACCAGCCTATCAAGAACGAGACTCTGTCGCATGTCGAGACGATGATCGTCGAACTTGGTCCATCTCGGCAAGGCTTAACCCTCTCGGGTAAGATCGCCTATGGCGAGGACCGGTACTCGCGGATTTCCTCCCCTTTACAGGGGCGTGTTGTGGAAGTGCGAGCCCGTCTGGGGGGGAGGGTAAAAGCCGGGGATATTTTACTCATCGTGGATAGTCCGGATATCGCCCAGGCATATTCGGAATATGTAAAGGAAGTCTCTGATCTGCAATATGCCACGAGAGCGTATGAATTAGCCAAGGATCTCTATGAGGACAAGGCGCTTTCGCTGAAAGATTTGAAACTGGCCGAAAATGAATTGGTCAAGGCTCGAGCGGAGTTTCGCCGTGCGAAAGAACGATTGCTTTCGCTGAGGGTTGCGCCGCAAGAGTTGAGTAAGCCGCTGGATCAGCAACGGATCACGTCACGATTCGAGATGAAGAGTCCGTTGACCGGGGTCGTCGTCGAACGTACCGTCACGCCTGGTCAGTCGGTGACCGGAGATGCCGACCATGTGCTGTTCACTATCGCCGATCTCGACGTGCTAGAGGTTGTGGCCGATGTCTACGAGCGGGACCTCGCGCTTGTACGGGAAGGCCAGTCGGCTGTCGTGAAAGTTGAAGCGTACCCTGACGCTGATTTTCCGGCCAAAGTCATAGCGGTGGGAGACGTGGTCGATCCTGTGAGCAGAACGATCAAGGTTCGGGCTCTCGTCAAAAATGAGGCGCACGAACTGAAACCGGAAATGTTTGCTCGGCTGCAACTCGACGTCAGCGGTACCGGACCATTTCTCACCGTGCCGCGTGAAGCGGTACTGGAAATCGACGGCAAGCAGTTTGTCTATGTCGTTGAAGCAGAAAACCGGTACGTAAAGCGGGAAGTGAAGACCGCGAATATCTCGCCGAATCAGACTCGCGTCCTCGAAGGGCTGACGCAGGGAGAGCGGATCGTGACCAAGGGCGCCGTCTTGATAAAAGGGGAACAGGTCAAGGGCACATAA
- a CDS encoding TolC family protein yields the protein MLQRLCSTFFCLAMASSGIVTGESLSAAQSTSVGPGPAARVFPASAPALRLSLEEAIGLFLRQNLDLLIAKYGIEFSKGQQITARLFPNPVASMGLVSSPVQGRTLGSSGQITSQIQQLFELAGKRGYRIESADFGLHSAEAAFEDAVRQLSFALKDAYYRVQLARRRLVLAEENRDRFSRILDVNTIRFKKGYIAEVDLIRIRLQFIDFHSQVIQAIQEAQSARSDLRQLLRVSPASEMELTTELNYKRLDPDIAKLRAAAIDTRPDVRTKRMTLSQRAAELKLAKAYRIPDVTIGAGYGTQGSQGPDNPNQMAFSLGVPLPLFNRNQGGIMQAEVAMQVAGADLDKTLNQVENQVDVAYRNLIESRRLVEAFLEGVLDDARSAIAIVERAYERGGVTLLDLLDAARTSRTIQQNYIEALFNYQRNVIQLESAVGQDIAS from the coding sequence ATGCTTCAACGACTGTGTAGTACTTTTTTCTGCCTCGCGATGGCGAGCAGCGGTATCGTTACCGGGGAATCCCTCTCAGCGGCGCAGTCGACGAGTGTCGGTCCAGGTCCGGCTGCACGAGTCTTCCCAGCGTCGGCACCGGCTCTACGATTGAGCCTCGAAGAGGCGATCGGGCTCTTTTTACGTCAGAACCTCGATCTGCTGATCGCGAAATACGGGATTGAGTTCAGCAAGGGACAGCAGATTACCGCCCGATTGTTCCCGAACCCGGTTGCCTCTATGGGGCTGGTCAGTTCCCCGGTTCAGGGACGCACACTGGGTAGCAGCGGACAGATAACTTCGCAAATTCAACAGCTGTTCGAATTGGCGGGCAAACGGGGTTATCGGATCGAAAGCGCCGACTTCGGACTCCACTCTGCCGAGGCCGCTTTCGAAGACGCAGTTCGGCAACTCAGCTTCGCCCTCAAGGACGCCTATTATCGCGTTCAATTAGCGCGGAGACGGCTGGTTTTGGCGGAAGAAAATAGGGACCGGTTTTCGCGTATTCTCGATGTCAATACGATTCGCTTCAAGAAGGGATATATTGCCGAGGTCGACTTGATCCGTATCCGGCTCCAGTTTATCGATTTTCACTCGCAAGTGATTCAGGCCATTCAAGAAGCGCAGTCGGCCCGATCGGACCTTCGGCAATTGTTACGAGTATCCCCGGCGAGTGAGATGGAACTCACAACCGAGCTGAACTACAAACGGTTGGATCCCGACATCGCCAAGCTCCGTGCCGCGGCTATCGACACGCGACCCGATGTTCGTACAAAGCGAATGACGCTCTCACAGCGCGCGGCCGAACTGAAGCTCGCCAAAGCGTACCGGATTCCCGATGTCACCATCGGGGCGGGTTATGGCACCCAAGGCTCGCAAGGACCTGACAACCCTAATCAGATGGCCTTCAGTCTTGGTGTGCCGCTGCCGTTGTTCAATCGCAATCAAGGCGGTATCATGCAGGCGGAAGTCGCGATGCAGGTTGCGGGGGCGGACCTCGACAAGACGCTGAACCAAGTCGAGAATCAAGTGGATGTCGCCTATCGCAACTTAATCGAAAGTCGTCGATTGGTCGAAGCGTTCCTGGAAGGGGTGCTTGATGATGCGCGGTCGGCGATTGCGATCGTGGAGCGAGCCTATGAACGGGGTGGAGTCACTCTGCTTGATTTGCTCGATGCGGCGAGGACGTCGAGGACGATCCAGCAAAACTATATTGAGGCCTTGTTCAATTACCAACGGAATGTGATTCAACTGGAGAGTGCCGTCGGACAGGACATTGCATCCTGA
- a CDS encoding helicase-related protein: MPPSIHPVDLITALRHKHLTPAIVFLTSRRACDEAMETFDHADLVLPPARQAAIAAALERITVQHPSIAEHPLIPIVRRIGIAAHHAGHLPSWKIAIEELMRQGHLDAVFATTTLAAGVDFPARTVVITQSSIRKSRDFTDLTIGEVQQIAGRAGRRGKDHVGFAIVTPSPYIDLAVLTKGLTGQPEAINSQFTISYPMVLNLLKAHPHEQIQGILAKSFAQFQLNQRAELLEQKLDALHVQMEPFGPRVCTDWITQWHTFDHARRHRHTRHQTHRSESPEISARLPFLTPGRVVGLGRGRGIVLRQYRSKGQKNSMLTLLRPDSAVTECPVTGVKEVYDRTYDCAETPTYPWCSTDTFDRLSHQLEELPSQVPVLPILVSLGIEPLPDAIVQSLGDFPCPTCPSRPACQKDFSTASRLRQEQQRHTKSIQALRTSLWHRFQERVEVLQKFGYLTPATQLTIDGEWARLIRIDHSLLITELIRAEAFTGADPSLLAGILASLAHDDDRPGAFPRISPGLSSLLGQVRKLAESLSPYEDPPLLRADVAALVERWVSDPALTWIGLCRLTTMAEGDIYRLLARTLEFLSQVQALKSTHPGLAESASQAITLIRRGVLEELP; the protein is encoded by the coding sequence ATGCCGCCGTCGATCCATCCGGTTGATCTCATCACTGCGCTCCGTCACAAACATCTCACGCCGGCCATCGTGTTTCTCACCTCACGCCGGGCCTGCGACGAGGCCATGGAGACCTTTGACCATGCCGATCTCGTACTCCCTCCGGCACGACAAGCAGCGATCGCCGCCGCACTTGAACGGATCACGGTTCAGCACCCCAGCATTGCCGAGCACCCGTTGATTCCTATCGTGCGACGGATCGGGATTGCCGCCCATCATGCCGGACATCTACCTTCTTGGAAAATCGCGATCGAGGAGCTGATGCGACAAGGTCATCTCGATGCGGTATTTGCAACGACAACCTTAGCGGCGGGCGTCGATTTTCCAGCCCGCACGGTCGTGATTACCCAATCGAGCATCCGCAAGTCCCGTGACTTCACCGACCTGACCATCGGCGAAGTCCAGCAAATCGCCGGACGTGCCGGCCGCCGCGGAAAAGATCACGTGGGGTTTGCGATCGTGACTCCTTCTCCTTATATCGATCTGGCGGTTCTGACCAAAGGGTTGACCGGACAGCCGGAAGCCATCAACAGCCAGTTTACAATCAGCTACCCGATGGTCTTGAACCTCTTGAAGGCTCATCCGCATGAGCAGATTCAAGGAATCTTGGCCAAGAGTTTCGCTCAATTCCAGCTGAATCAGCGCGCTGAACTCCTCGAGCAAAAACTAGACGCACTCCATGTGCAGATGGAACCGTTCGGTCCTCGCGTCTGTACGGACTGGATCACCCAATGGCACACCTTCGACCATGCGCGAAGACACCGTCACACGCGACATCAGACGCACCGATCGGAATCGCCGGAGATTTCGGCCCGGCTGCCGTTCCTGACGCCGGGGCGTGTCGTAGGGCTCGGCAGAGGCCGCGGGATTGTGCTCCGGCAATATCGGAGTAAGGGCCAAAAGAATTCCATGCTCACCCTTCTACGACCGGACAGCGCCGTCACCGAATGTCCTGTCACCGGCGTGAAAGAAGTCTACGATCGCACGTACGACTGCGCGGAGACGCCGACCTATCCCTGGTGTTCTACTGACACGTTCGATCGACTCAGCCATCAATTAGAAGAACTGCCGTCGCAGGTGCCCGTGCTTCCGATACTCGTATCTCTCGGCATCGAACCACTGCCTGATGCCATCGTCCAATCGTTGGGTGACTTCCCCTGCCCAACTTGTCCTTCGCGACCGGCCTGCCAGAAGGACTTCTCGACGGCATCGCGACTTCGTCAGGAACAACAGCGCCATACGAAATCCATACAAGCGCTGCGGACCAGTTTGTGGCACCGCTTTCAAGAGCGCGTAGAAGTGCTGCAGAAATTCGGGTATCTCACCCCGGCGACACAATTAACGATCGACGGAGAATGGGCAAGGCTGATCCGCATCGATCATTCGCTCCTGATTACCGAACTGATCCGCGCCGAAGCCTTTACCGGAGCAGACCCGTCCCTCCTCGCCGGCATCTTGGCCAGTTTGGCACACGATGATGATCGTCCCGGGGCATTTCCACGCATCAGTCCTGGGCTGAGTTCCCTTCTCGGACAAGTTCGAAAATTGGCGGAGAGTTTATCTCCCTACGAAGATCCTCCCCTCCTACGCGCCGATGTGGCGGCGTTGGTTGAGCGCTGGGTCAGCGATCCCGCCCTCACATGGATCGGACTCTGTCGACTGACCACGATGGCGGAAGGCGATATCTACCGATTACTGGCTAGAACCTTGGAGTTTCTGTCGCAGGTGCAGGCCTTAAAATCTACGCATCCTGGTCTCGCTGAATCCGCTTCGCAAGCGATCACGTTGATCCGACGCGGAGTGTTGGAGGAATTGCCGTGA
- the glgC gene encoding glucose-1-phosphate adenylyltransferase, whose product MKREVNDSASFLFPTGPATIRRVKNIFTMVLAGGKGERLFPLTDQRAKPAVPFGGKYRIIDFTLSNCLNSGLRRIVVLIQYKSHSLDRHIRSGWNVLNAELGEYIASVPPQQRINEDWYRGTADAVYQNLFLIDDEQSEFLLILAGDHVYKMNYAEMYHWLIAKGADAVVGAIDIPVQEATRFGVIAVDEDYRITRFDEKPAHPISLPNDPAHAFGSMGIYLFRTKAIREHLIADAREDSAHDFGKNIIPRMIKQGRVYAFKFQDANRKAVQYWRDIGTLDAYWEANMDLVAVDPQFNFYDSEWPIRTYQGQFPPAKFVFAQDYQGGRMGVALDSIVCGGCIVSGARVQNSVLSPNVRVQDHADVRESILMENVTIGEHSRIRRAIIDKDVTIPPHTEIGYNPEADVQRFTVTDSGLVVISKGMKLHAAVDPSG is encoded by the coding sequence ATGAAACGGGAAGTCAACGATTCCGCTTCCTTTCTATTTCCTACGGGTCCTGCTACAATTCGGCGCGTGAAGAACATTTTCACCATGGTCTTGGCCGGCGGCAAAGGCGAGCGACTCTTTCCGCTGACGGACCAACGCGCGAAACCGGCAGTTCCCTTCGGCGGGAAGTATCGTATCATCGATTTTACCCTGAGCAATTGCCTGAACTCAGGACTCCGTAGGATCGTCGTGCTCATCCAATATAAGTCGCACTCCCTCGATCGCCACATCCGGAGCGGCTGGAATGTTCTCAACGCTGAACTCGGCGAATATATCGCCTCCGTCCCTCCTCAACAGCGCATCAACGAAGATTGGTATCGTGGCACCGCCGACGCCGTGTATCAGAACCTGTTCTTGATCGACGACGAACAGTCGGAGTTCCTGCTGATCCTCGCCGGCGATCACGTGTACAAGATGAACTATGCGGAGATGTACCACTGGCTCATCGCCAAAGGCGCGGATGCGGTCGTCGGCGCCATCGACATTCCCGTCCAGGAAGCCACTCGCTTCGGAGTCATCGCGGTGGACGAAGACTACCGGATTACTCGCTTCGATGAAAAACCGGCGCATCCCATTTCACTACCCAATGACCCCGCCCATGCCTTCGGGTCGATGGGCATCTACTTATTCCGTACAAAGGCGATCCGGGAACATCTGATCGCCGATGCACGAGAAGACAGTGCTCATGACTTCGGAAAAAACATCATCCCGCGGATGATCAAGCAAGGGCGTGTCTATGCGTTCAAATTTCAAGACGCGAATAGAAAGGCTGTCCAGTATTGGCGCGACATCGGGACGCTCGATGCCTATTGGGAAGCGAATATGGACCTGGTGGCCGTTGACCCACAATTCAACTTCTACGACTCCGAGTGGCCGATTCGCACCTACCAAGGCCAGTTCCCCCCGGCTAAGTTCGTCTTCGCGCAGGACTATCAAGGAGGCCGGATGGGCGTCGCTCTCGACTCGATCGTCTGCGGCGGCTGCATCGTCTCGGGAGCTCGCGTGCAGAACTCCGTGCTTTCCCCGAACGTGCGCGTCCAGGATCATGCCGACGTCCGGGAATCCATTCTCATGGAAAACGTGACGATCGGGGAACATAGCCGCATCAGGCGCGCCATCATCGATAAGGATGTGACGATCCCTCCTCATACTGAAATCGGCTACAACCCAGAGGCCGATGTGCAACGGTTCACGGTCACCGACTCGGGGCTCGTCGTGATCTCAAAGGGAATGAAACTGCATGCCGCCGTCGATCCATCCGGTTGA
- the def gene encoding peptide deformylase, translated as MKLKTGTMLKIAKLGNPILRKIAAPVDPREIKSSDLQRLIDDMFETMYDEPGIGLAAPQVSRSIQLVVMGCQGEGGFPETVLINPSIVYYGPEQVETWEGCLSVDGLRGKVTRPSLVRVKGLDRKGKPLDFEATELYAVCIQHELDHLIGKVFLDRMTDLSTLTQLHEFSQYWKKEPTKVI; from the coding sequence ATGAAACTGAAGACAGGAACGATGCTGAAAATCGCCAAGCTGGGGAATCCTATTCTTCGCAAGATCGCCGCTCCGGTCGATCCGAGGGAGATCAAGTCCTCCGACCTGCAACGGTTGATCGACGACATGTTTGAAACGATGTACGATGAGCCGGGCATCGGATTGGCCGCGCCCCAGGTTTCGCGCTCGATTCAATTGGTCGTGATGGGGTGCCAGGGCGAGGGCGGATTCCCTGAGACCGTTCTCATCAATCCATCGATCGTCTACTACGGGCCTGAACAAGTGGAAACTTGGGAAGGATGTCTGAGTGTCGACGGCTTGCGAGGGAAAGTCACGAGGCCTTCCCTGGTGCGGGTCAAAGGCCTGGATCGAAAGGGCAAACCTCTGGATTTCGAGGCGACAGAATTGTACGCGGTCTGTATTCAGCACGAACTCGACCATTTGATCGGCAAAGTCTTTCTTGATCGCATGACCGATCTGTCCACCCTCACTCAGCTGCACGAGTTCTCGCAGTATTGGAAAAAAGAACCTACGAAGGTCATCTGA
- a CDS encoding CusA/CzcA family heavy metal efflux RND transporter: protein MIVRIVEISLVQRFLVCTFGFLLVFGGLYAFHLLDIVAYPDPSPPMVELITQLPGYSAEEVERQITIPIEVALNGTPGLIDIRSLSIFGLSDVKVYFDFDTDLFQDRQEVLNRLNSVQLPQGVQPVLSPWWTIAEIYRYELMGRDTSVTDLKTIQDWQVRRAFKRVPGVIDVTTFGGITKEYHVDIDPGKLISYGVNLSQVMAALANSNANVGGNYLTIGAQSYNIRGLGLINDLDDIENVMVAEKDGTPIFVKTLGTVTVGHRVRLGKVGIDDRDDVVEGVVLQQRGYKALTVLDKVRAKVEELNGLKLPSGVKIKTFYDRTVLINTTVKTVTDILISGMALVFILLIVFLGDLRAAFIVALTIPLSLLFTFTMMVFVGQSANLISLGAIDFGIIVDATLVMVESIFFQLAHREAQGLTIHHHIIRAARQVGRPIVFSTAIIVVAFVPLFTMTGVPGKIFAPMSITYGFALCGALLIAFTLAPVLCSFLLRSSIRETDTVVVGALRKANARIVVWALEHRIMVVGFATGLVMLAFLALQSLGGEFMPALEEGNLWVRATMPVDISFDQADRLTNDIRRMFKDSPEVETVVSQLGRPDDGTDPTSFFNGEFLANLKPESEWRRGLSKDDLIEEIEHRLKTIPGVIFNFSQVIEDNVEEAMSGVKGENSIKLFGSDLKIMDASAVEIESVMKTVFGVKDLGIFRLIGQPNVLIQVDREASARYGLRVSDVNAVVQAAVGGQAVTQVYEGEKLFDLVVRFLPEYRRDIDSIGNILVSTPDGARIPLKQVAAITMQTGAFIIYRENNHRYIPIKFSVRDRDLQSTIEEAQEKLAQHVTLSEGYHMEWAGQYDQLKEEQKRLTTIVPVSLVIMLFLLYTTFDSVKNALLVLAAVPFALVGGVLSLVITHTHFSISAAVGMISTLGVAILGGVLLISRIEEFRRTGLDLRQAVLRGVDVQMRPILMATLGAAIGLLPASLATGIGAQAQQPLARVVVGGMLTAAFLILVVLPVLYEILHKRDVREEIE from the coding sequence ATGATCGTTAGAATCGTCGAGATCTCACTGGTACAGCGGTTCTTGGTCTGCACGTTCGGGTTTCTGCTCGTATTCGGTGGTCTCTACGCATTTCATCTCCTCGACATTGTGGCCTATCCTGATCCTTCCCCTCCAATGGTGGAGTTGATCACCCAACTTCCTGGATATTCAGCCGAGGAGGTTGAGCGGCAAATTACCATTCCCATCGAAGTCGCCTTGAACGGGACCCCCGGATTAATCGATATCCGGTCGCTCTCGATTTTCGGTCTCAGCGATGTCAAGGTGTACTTCGACTTCGACACCGACCTCTTTCAAGACCGCCAGGAAGTGTTGAATCGGCTTAACTCCGTTCAACTGCCTCAAGGTGTGCAACCCGTGCTGTCTCCCTGGTGGACCATTGCCGAGATCTATCGGTATGAGTTGATGGGCCGGGACACGAGTGTGACCGATCTCAAGACTATTCAGGACTGGCAGGTCAGGCGGGCGTTCAAACGTGTGCCGGGTGTCATCGACGTGACGACGTTCGGCGGCATCACGAAAGAATATCATGTCGATATTGATCCGGGGAAACTGATCAGCTACGGCGTCAATCTTTCGCAAGTCATGGCCGCTTTGGCGAACAGCAACGCCAATGTCGGGGGCAACTATTTGACGATCGGTGCGCAGAGCTACAACATTAGAGGGCTGGGCCTCATCAATGATCTCGATGACATTGAAAACGTGATGGTGGCTGAAAAAGATGGAACTCCGATCTTCGTCAAGACCTTGGGAACGGTGACCGTAGGGCATCGCGTGCGACTTGGAAAAGTAGGGATCGATGATCGAGATGACGTGGTGGAAGGCGTCGTGCTCCAGCAGCGTGGCTACAAGGCCTTAACGGTCCTCGATAAAGTACGGGCCAAGGTTGAGGAGTTGAATGGGTTGAAACTGCCCTCCGGGGTCAAGATCAAGACGTTCTACGATCGAACAGTTTTGATCAACACGACCGTGAAGACGGTTACCGACATTCTTATCAGCGGTATGGCGCTCGTGTTTATACTCCTGATCGTATTTCTCGGCGACCTCCGTGCGGCGTTTATCGTCGCGCTGACCATCCCGCTCTCGCTGCTGTTTACCTTCACGATGATGGTGTTCGTCGGACAGTCAGCTAACCTGATATCATTGGGCGCGATCGACTTCGGGATCATCGTGGATGCAACGTTGGTGATGGTCGAAAGCATCTTCTTCCAGTTGGCGCATCGGGAGGCACAGGGGCTCACGATTCACCACCATATCATCCGGGCCGCTCGCCAGGTCGGAAGGCCTATTGTCTTTTCCACGGCGATCATCGTGGTGGCTTTCGTGCCGCTCTTTACGATGACCGGAGTGCCTGGAAAGATCTTCGCACCCATGTCCATTACGTATGGGTTTGCTCTGTGTGGCGCACTCTTGATCGCGTTTACACTCGCGCCCGTGCTCTGTTCATTCCTCCTGCGGTCGTCGATCAGAGAAACCGATACGGTCGTGGTCGGCGCCCTACGCAAGGCCAATGCCAGGATTGTCGTATGGGCGTTGGAGCATAGGATCATGGTGGTCGGGTTTGCGACAGGCCTGGTGATGCTCGCGTTTCTTGCGTTGCAATCGTTGGGTGGTGAATTCATGCCGGCTCTGGAGGAAGGGAATCTGTGGGTTCGAGCCACGATGCCGGTGGATATTTCTTTCGATCAGGCCGATCGATTGACGAACGACATCCGTCGCATGTTCAAGGACTCGCCCGAGGTGGAAACGGTCGTTTCACAGCTGGGACGGCCGGATGATGGGACGGACCCTACCAGTTTTTTTAATGGGGAATTCTTGGCGAATCTTAAACCCGAATCGGAATGGCGTCGAGGATTGAGCAAAGATGATCTGATTGAAGAAATCGAGCATCGGCTGAAAACCATACCCGGTGTTATTTTCAATTTCTCTCAGGTCATCGAAGATAACGTGGAAGAGGCGATGTCCGGAGTGAAGGGCGAGAACTCGATCAAATTATTCGGGTCCGATCTCAAAATCATGGATGCGAGCGCCGTCGAGATCGAATCGGTGATGAAAACGGTTTTCGGCGTGAAGGACTTGGGCATCTTCCGGCTGATCGGTCAACCGAATGTGCTGATTCAAGTCGATCGCGAAGCGAGCGCTCGTTATGGGTTGCGGGTCTCCGATGTGAATGCGGTCGTTCAGGCCGCCGTCGGTGGTCAAGCGGTAACCCAAGTGTATGAAGGAGAGAAGCTGTTCGATCTGGTCGTCAGGTTTCTTCCGGAGTATCGTCGGGATATCGATTCCATCGGCAATATTCTGGTGAGCACGCCGGATGGGGCACGCATTCCGCTCAAACAGGTGGCGGCCATCACCATGCAGACCGGAGCCTTCATCATCTACCGCGAAAACAACCACCGGTATATCCCGATCAAGTTCAGTGTGCGGGACCGCGATCTTCAGAGTACGATTGAAGAAGCTCAGGAGAAGTTGGCGCAGCACGTCACCCTATCAGAGGGCTACCACATGGAATGGGCCGGGCAGTACGATCAACTCAAGGAGGAGCAGAAACGGCTGACCACAATCGTTCCCGTGAGCCTCGTCATCATGCTGTTCCTGCTCTATACGACATTTGACTCAGTAAAAAATGCGTTGCTGGTGTTGGCGGCTGTTCCCTTCGCGTTGGTGGGTGGTGTTCTGTCGTTGGTGATCACGCATACCCATTTCAGTATTTCGGCCGCGGTGGGGATGATTTCGACGTTGGGAGTCGCGATATTGGGCGGTGTGTTGTTGATCTCACGCATTGAAGAGTTCAGAAGGACCGGGCTCGACTTGCGGCAGGCCGTGTTACGCGGTGTCGATGTACAGATGCGCCCGATTCTGATGGCCACCTTGGGCGCGGCGATCGGACTCCTACCCGCCTCCCTCGCGACCGGGATCGGTGCTCAGGCGCAACAGCCGTTGGCCCGTGTGGTGGTCGGTGGGATGCTGACGGCGGCATTCTTAATTCTCGTGGTATTGCCGGTTCTCTACGAGATCTTGCACAAACGGGATGTGCGTGAAGAAATTGAATAG